Proteins encoded by one window of Pseudonocardia alni:
- a CDS encoding cytochrome c oxidase assembly protein, translating into MSASTEQATTDAAGGAQPAPAVPARRDRRALLTALTVALVLLCAGVAVAVSIGDDGFWRQSGLPVPEPGLKAATVVAKVLAVAATALAAGSLLVGGLVAAPQRSGTVDVHGYRALRRGTLAATVAGVSAIAAGWLSVADMTGNSPGVLASVGPFGWLGAAATIEEPLGWALAGALLLLVALGAAFSLSWKAVAALGLVAACAMAVPAAVHPAATGAGHDWSGDANVLRAVAGTAWLGLVAALAAFRAHGGVVEGRTVGRVRGLLAVGGVVYLAGELIFQLVVTDAGPLGGSAYVRVAVVVAVLLAALVPLTALLVRGLVAAPGGPVPGRLLPVVAVLGAVVATLGVASIRLVPPRFVVADDSALQTLIGWDIDRPFSALTVLTDWRWNLLFGTGALVLAGLYLVAVRRLASRGVVWPVGRTVAWLLGCATLLLATSSGLGFYSPSMFSVHMISHMTLNMLAPILLSLGGAVTLALRVLRPAGRGNPPGPREWLLAAVHSRVAKVMTHPAFAAVLFVGSFYVLYFTPLFDGALRFHWTHQLMNLHFVLAGYLFFWPLIGVDAAPHRLPHLGRLAVMLATMPFHAFFGVAVMSSSTVLGENFYRQVGLPWLDLLDDQRTGGGIAWATGEIPMLLVMVTLVVQWSRDDSREAARKDRQAERDDDAELKAYNAMLEQMRRGG; encoded by the coding sequence GTGAGCGCGAGCACGGAGCAGGCGACGACCGATGCGGCCGGTGGTGCGCAGCCCGCACCGGCGGTGCCGGCGCGGCGCGACCGCCGTGCCCTCCTGACCGCGCTCACGGTCGCCCTGGTGCTGCTGTGCGCCGGCGTCGCGGTCGCCGTCTCGATCGGCGACGACGGCTTCTGGCGGCAGAGCGGGCTGCCGGTGCCCGAGCCGGGCCTGAAGGCCGCGACGGTCGTCGCGAAGGTCCTGGCCGTCGCCGCGACCGCGCTCGCCGCCGGGTCGCTGCTGGTCGGCGGCCTGGTCGCGGCGCCGCAGAGGTCCGGGACGGTCGACGTCCACGGCTACCGCGCGCTGCGCCGGGGCACCCTGGCCGCCACCGTCGCCGGGGTGTCGGCGATCGCCGCGGGCTGGCTGTCGGTGGCCGACATGACCGGCAACTCCCCCGGTGTCCTGGCGTCGGTGGGCCCGTTCGGGTGGCTCGGCGCCGCCGCGACGATCGAGGAGCCGCTGGGCTGGGCGCTCGCGGGGGCGCTGCTGCTGCTCGTCGCCCTCGGGGCGGCGTTCTCGCTGAGCTGGAAGGCCGTCGCCGCGCTCGGCCTGGTCGCCGCGTGCGCGATGGCGGTACCCGCCGCGGTCCACCCGGCCGCGACCGGAGCCGGGCACGACTGGAGCGGCGACGCGAACGTGCTGCGCGCCGTCGCCGGGACCGCCTGGCTCGGGCTGGTCGCCGCGCTGGCCGCGTTCCGCGCGCACGGCGGCGTCGTCGAGGGACGGACCGTGGGCCGGGTCCGCGGGCTGCTCGCCGTCGGCGGGGTCGTGTACCTGGCCGGTGAGCTCATCTTCCAGTTGGTGGTGACCGACGCCGGGCCGCTCGGCGGGTCGGCCTACGTGCGGGTCGCCGTGGTCGTCGCGGTGCTGCTCGCGGCCCTGGTCCCGCTGACCGCGCTTCTGGTCCGCGGGCTCGTCGCCGCCCCGGGCGGACCGGTCCCGGGCCGGCTGCTGCCGGTGGTCGCGGTGCTGGGGGCTGTGGTGGCGACGCTGGGCGTCGCGAGCATCCGGCTGGTGCCGCCGCGGTTCGTCGTCGCCGACGACTCGGCGCTGCAGACCCTGATCGGCTGGGACATCGACCGGCCGTTCTCCGCGCTCACGGTGCTGACCGACTGGCGCTGGAACCTGCTGTTCGGCACCGGTGCGCTGGTGCTGGCCGGGCTGTACCTGGTGGCCGTGCGCCGGCTCGCGTCCCGCGGGGTGGTGTGGCCGGTCGGCCGCACCGTCGCCTGGCTGCTGGGCTGCGCGACGTTGCTGCTGGCGACGTCGTCGGGGCTGGGCTTCTACTCCCCGTCCATGTTCAGCGTCCACATGATCAGCCACATGACGCTGAACATGCTCGCGCCGATCCTGCTGAGCCTCGGCGGCGCGGTCACGCTCGCGCTGCGGGTGCTGCGCCCGGCGGGCCGCGGCAACCCACCCGGCCCGCGCGAGTGGCTGCTCGCCGCGGTGCACTCGCGCGTCGCGAAGGTCATGACCCACCCGGCGTTCGCGGCGGTGCTGTTCGTCGGCTCGTTCTACGTCCTGTACTTCACCCCGCTGTTCGACGGGGCGCTGCGGTTCCACTGGACCCACCAGCTGATGAACCTGCACTTCGTGCTGGCCGGCTACCTGTTCTTCTGGCCGCTGATCGGCGTCGACGCCGCCCCGCACCGGCTGCCGCACCTGGGGCGGCTCGCGGTCATGCTCGCGACGATGCCGTTCCACGCGTTCTTCGGCGTCGCGGTGATGAGCTCCTCGACGGTGCTGGGGGAGAACTTCTACCGCCAGGTCGGGCTGCCGTGGCTGGACCTGCTCGACGACCAGCGCACCGGCGGCGGCATCGCCTGGGCGACGGGCGAGATCCCGATGCTGCTGGTGATGGTCACGCTGGTGGTGCAGTGGTCGCGCGACGACTCCCGGGAGGCGGCCCGCAAGGACCGGCAGGCCGAGCGGGACGACGACGCCGAGCTGAAGGCCTACAACGCGATGCTGGAGCAGATGCGCCGGGGCGGCTGA
- a CDS encoding DsbA family protein, which yields MATGKRKAAAKNPLTAKEGPSQFTVIALIVVVAFAAVVGVGVYWKNSGGGIAVPANASAQGVTVGNEAAPKTIDIYLDFQCPICKQFEAQAGQTLDQIVSSGQAKIVYHPIAILDRASSTRYSTRAGAAAGCAAAAGVFPQFEKELYDNQPAEGGAGLPNEQLVALGQKVGAGGDFAQCVDDQRYAPWVTQLTQQSLRDGVSGTPTVKVDGTQVDATPQAVAQAVAAG from the coding sequence ATGGCCACCGGGAAGCGGAAGGCGGCGGCGAAGAACCCGCTCACCGCGAAGGAGGGACCGTCGCAGTTCACGGTGATCGCGCTGATCGTCGTGGTGGCCTTCGCCGCGGTCGTCGGTGTCGGCGTCTACTGGAAGAACTCCGGCGGCGGGATCGCGGTCCCGGCGAACGCGTCCGCGCAGGGCGTGACCGTCGGCAACGAGGCGGCCCCGAAGACGATCGACATCTACCTCGACTTCCAGTGCCCGATCTGCAAGCAGTTCGAGGCACAGGCCGGGCAGACGCTCGACCAGATCGTGTCCTCCGGCCAGGCGAAGATCGTCTACCACCCGATCGCCATCCTGGACCGGGCGTCGTCGACCCGGTACTCGACCCGTGCGGGCGCCGCGGCCGGATGCGCCGCCGCGGCCGGGGTGTTCCCGCAGTTCGAGAAGGAGCTCTACGACAACCAGCCCGCCGAGGGCGGCGCCGGGCTCCCGAACGAGCAGCTGGTCGCGCTCGGGCAGAAGGTCGGCGCGGGCGGCGACTTCGCCCAGTGCGTCGACGACCAGCGCTACGCGCCGTGGGTCACCCAGCTCACCCAGCAGTCGCTGCGCGACGGCGTGTCCGGCACTCCGACCGTGAAGGTCGACGGCACCCAGGTCGACGCGACCCCGCAGGCCGTCGCGCAGGCGGTCGCCGCGGGCTGA
- a CDS encoding heavy metal translocating P-type ATPase produces the protein MSTDSAVDRTVGETDVRTVELKIDGMTCAACVGRVERKLGKLDGVDATVNLATERALVRYPSATPVATLVETVRKAGYGATEIRPTDTGDEATSDDTALRRLRTRMAVALILFIPLADLSLAMSLVPSLRFPYWQWVVVALALPVVGWAAWPFHRTAVLNLRHGTTSMDTLVSLGVISASAWSLGEMAFLDTRQTLTGWDAVLHPSGPLYLEVAAGVTTFVLAGRYFEARARRTAGRVMRSLAALETDEVTVLSGGTESRIPVRRLRVGDRFLVRPGERVAADGVVETGRAAVDTSAMTGEPVPVEVGPGDAVTGGTIAAGGRLVVVAEQVGADTRLARMIAAVERAQTEKSATQRLVDRVSSVFVPVVLALALLTLGGWLLAGAGWAGALAPAIAVVIIACPCALGLATPTALMVATGRGAELGIFVKGHRALETTRAADTVVLDKTGTLTTGRMAVVEVAALPGTDAAQLLARAAAVESGSEHAIAAAIRAHAGPDVPAVEDFVALPGLGARGTVDGRTVSVGRPPEDTGALASRLAEWEAAGHTVVAVHVDDALAGLVALADPVKESAPVAVAELVAMGLRPVLLTGDRPAAAHAVARACGITEVVAGALPDGKVDHVRALQGQGRTVAMVGDGVNDAAALAAADLGIAVGSGTDVALEAADVVLVRDDLRVLPATVELARATMGTIRGNLWWAFGYNTAAIPIAMAGLLNPLLAGAAMALSSFLVVTNSLRLRKAASWADGTLGGTRTPVGEESTDYVEPTVHTP, from the coding sequence GTGAGTACCGACAGCGCCGTGGACCGGACCGTGGGGGAGACGGACGTCCGTACGGTCGAGCTCAAGATCGACGGCATGACCTGCGCGGCCTGCGTCGGACGGGTCGAGCGCAAGCTCGGCAAGCTCGACGGCGTCGACGCGACCGTCAACCTCGCCACCGAGCGCGCGCTGGTCCGGTACCCGTCGGCGACCCCGGTCGCGACCCTGGTCGAGACGGTCCGCAAGGCCGGCTACGGCGCCACCGAGATCCGCCCGACCGACACCGGCGACGAGGCCACCTCCGACGACACCGCGCTGCGCCGGCTGCGGACCCGGATGGCCGTCGCACTCATCCTGTTCATCCCGCTGGCCGACCTGTCGCTGGCGATGTCGCTGGTCCCGTCGCTGCGCTTCCCCTACTGGCAGTGGGTGGTCGTCGCGCTGGCGCTGCCCGTCGTCGGCTGGGCGGCGTGGCCGTTCCACCGCACCGCCGTGCTGAACCTGCGCCACGGGACGACGTCGATGGACACCCTGGTCTCGCTCGGCGTGATCTCGGCGTCGGCCTGGTCGCTGGGGGAGATGGCCTTCCTCGACACCCGGCAGACCCTCACCGGGTGGGACGCGGTGCTGCACCCGTCCGGCCCGCTCTACCTCGAGGTCGCCGCCGGGGTCACGACGTTCGTGCTGGCCGGGCGGTACTTCGAGGCCCGCGCCCGCCGTACCGCCGGGCGTGTCATGCGCTCGCTCGCCGCGCTGGAGACCGACGAGGTCACCGTCCTGTCCGGGGGGACGGAGTCCCGCATCCCCGTGCGACGGCTGCGGGTGGGCGACCGGTTCCTGGTGCGGCCGGGCGAGCGGGTCGCCGCCGACGGCGTCGTCGAGACCGGGCGGGCCGCCGTCGACACGAGCGCGATGACCGGCGAGCCGGTCCCGGTCGAGGTCGGGCCGGGCGACGCCGTCACCGGTGGCACGATCGCCGCGGGCGGGCGGCTGGTCGTCGTCGCCGAGCAGGTCGGCGCGGACACCCGGCTCGCCCGGATGATCGCGGCCGTCGAGCGCGCGCAGACCGAGAAGTCCGCGACGCAGCGGCTGGTCGACCGGGTGTCGTCGGTGTTCGTGCCGGTGGTGCTGGCGCTGGCGCTGCTCACCCTCGGGGGCTGGCTGCTGGCCGGCGCCGGCTGGGCCGGTGCGCTGGCGCCCGCGATCGCCGTGGTGATCATCGCCTGCCCCTGCGCGCTGGGGCTGGCGACGCCGACCGCGCTGATGGTCGCGACCGGCCGCGGCGCCGAGCTGGGGATCTTCGTGAAGGGGCACCGGGCGCTGGAGACCACCCGGGCCGCCGACACCGTCGTCCTCGACAAGACCGGCACGCTGACGACCGGGCGGATGGCCGTGGTCGAGGTCGCCGCCCTCCCGGGTACGGACGCGGCGCAGCTGCTGGCCCGCGCCGCCGCGGTCGAGAGCGGGTCCGAACACGCCATCGCCGCCGCGATCCGGGCCCACGCCGGACCGGACGTCCCGGCGGTGGAGGACTTCGTCGCGCTGCCCGGGCTCGGCGCCCGCGGCACCGTCGACGGCCGCACCGTCTCCGTCGGGCGTCCCCCGGAGGACACGGGCGCGCTCGCGTCGCGGCTCGCGGAGTGGGAGGCGGCCGGGCACACCGTCGTCGCCGTGCACGTCGACGACGCCCTCGCCGGGCTGGTCGCGCTGGCCGACCCGGTGAAGGAGTCCGCGCCGGTCGCGGTGGCCGAGCTCGTCGCGATGGGGCTGCGCCCGGTGCTGCTGACCGGTGACCGGCCCGCCGCCGCGCACGCCGTCGCCCGGGCCTGCGGGATCACCGAGGTCGTCGCCGGGGCGCTGCCCGACGGCAAGGTCGACCACGTCCGTGCGCTGCAGGGGCAGGGCCGCACCGTCGCCATGGTCGGCGACGGCGTGAACGACGCCGCCGCGCTCGCCGCGGCCGACCTGGGCATCGCCGTCGGCTCGGGCACCGACGTCGCCCTGGAGGCCGCCGACGTCGTGCTCGTGCGCGACGACCTGCGCGTGCTCCCGGCGACCGTCGAGCTCGCCCGCGCCACGATGGGCACCATCCGCGGGAACCTGTGGTGGGCGTTCGGCTACAACACCGCGGCGATCCCCATCGCCATGGCGGGCCTGCTGAACCCCCTGCTCGCCGGGGCTGCGATGGCGCTGTCGTCGTTCCTGGTCGTCACCAACAGCCTGCGGCTGCGGAAGGCGGCGAGCTGGGCCGACGGAACCCTCGGCGGGACGCGCACCCCGGTCGGCGAGGAGTCGACCGACTACGTGGAGCCCACGGTCCACACCCCCTGA
- a CDS encoding helix-turn-helix domain-containing protein has protein sequence MTVTHGPVVIRRRLGWALKQLRVKRKRQLAEIAKLLEVSPSKLSRIETGQVEPKFRDVRDLLNIYDAAESERSQILEWANEAKQPGWWQPFSIEIPNDLDMYISLESEAQSISIYSTPISGLLQTREYAHAILGGAVPTATESELTTLVDVRIGRQAILSTDRDDAAPVELHAVLDESALHRGPRKGSIMVDQLDALLSHSERPNVTLQVLPFESGYTRATSTFALFEPRVDDDWAVVNVESTGADAYFDSPSTVARFRAIWAEVTTSALDPEASRSRIRAVRDALADHRDDSAATSS, from the coding sequence ATGACGGTGACGCACGGACCCGTCGTCATCCGGCGCCGGCTCGGCTGGGCGTTGAAGCAGTTGCGGGTCAAGCGGAAGCGGCAGCTCGCCGAAATCGCGAAGCTGCTCGAGGTCTCCCCCTCCAAGCTCTCCAGGATCGAGACGGGTCAGGTCGAACCGAAGTTTCGCGACGTTCGGGATCTCCTGAACATCTACGACGCGGCGGAGAGCGAACGGTCCCAGATCTTGGAATGGGCCAACGAGGCCAAACAGCCCGGCTGGTGGCAACCCTTCTCGATCGAGATCCCGAACGATCTGGACATGTACATATCGCTGGAATCAGAGGCGCAGTCGATCTCGATCTACAGCACTCCGATCAGTGGACTTCTGCAGACTCGGGAGTACGCACACGCCATCCTCGGAGGAGCCGTACCCACCGCGACCGAATCGGAGCTCACGACCCTGGTCGATGTCCGTATCGGCCGCCAGGCCATCCTTTCGACCGACCGCGACGATGCGGCGCCGGTCGAACTCCATGCCGTGCTCGACGAGAGCGCCTTGCATCGGGGCCCACGGAAGGGCTCCATCATGGTCGACCAACTGGACGCGCTGCTGAGCCATTCGGAACGACCCAATGTGACCTTGCAGGTCTTGCCCTTCGAGTCGGGGTACACACGGGCCACCAGCACATTCGCCCTGTTCGAACCGCGTGTCGACGACGACTGGGCTGTGGTGAACGTCGAGAGCACGGGGGCCGACGCCTACTTCGACAGCCCCTCGACCGTCGCTCGCTTCCGGGCGATCTGGGCCGAGGTCACCACCTCTGCGCTCGACCCGGAGGCCTCGCGGTCACGCATCCGCGCAGTCCGCGACGCGCTGGCCGATCACCGCGACGACAGTGCGGCCACGTCGTCGTAG
- a CDS encoding aldehyde dehydrogenase, producing MAELETFRMLIGGKPSDAASGRTFETQNPFTGAPWATVPDCGPDDVDTAVAAARTALDGEWGAMTPFARAACLRRLGDLITENAEALARTEVNDSGKLYREMIGQLSGLGGWYHYYAGIAPTIEGRQIPAPNPNYLVYTRKEPVGVVAAITPWNSPLLLMTWKVAPALAAGCTIVVKPSEHSPASTLKWAELIEKAGIPAGVVNVVTTNDRDTAAHLAGHPGVDKVAFTGSTATGRSIAKAAAANLNKVTLELGGKSPQVVFPDADLESAANGVIAGVFAATGQTCMAGSRLIVHADVHDELVRLIAERAATIALGDPNAEDTEMGPVANGPQYEKVLGYLETAKAEGNTIAYGGAAESGLGGYFVQPTVITGVTPESTVYREEVFGPVLAALTFTDEDEAVKLANDTPYGLAGAVWTKDVHRAHRVAGRIRAGTVWINAYRVVAPSVPFGGFGHSGLGRENGVAAVEEYLENKSVWVELSGGTRDPFTLG from the coding sequence ATGGCCGAGCTCGAGACCTTCAGGATGCTCATCGGCGGGAAGCCGTCCGACGCGGCGTCCGGCCGCACCTTCGAGACGCAGAACCCGTTCACCGGAGCGCCGTGGGCGACCGTGCCGGACTGCGGCCCCGACGACGTCGACACCGCCGTCGCCGCCGCCCGCACCGCGCTCGACGGCGAGTGGGGCGCGATGACCCCGTTCGCCCGTGCCGCGTGCCTGCGCCGGCTGGGCGACCTGATCACCGAGAACGCCGAGGCGCTGGCCCGGACCGAGGTCAACGACTCCGGGAAGCTGTACCGGGAGATGATCGGCCAGCTGAGCGGGCTCGGCGGCTGGTACCACTACTACGCCGGGATCGCCCCGACGATCGAGGGCCGTCAGATCCCGGCACCAAACCCGAACTACCTGGTCTACACGCGCAAGGAGCCGGTCGGCGTCGTCGCGGCGATCACGCCGTGGAACTCCCCGCTGCTGCTGATGACCTGGAAGGTCGCGCCCGCGCTGGCCGCGGGATGCACGATCGTCGTGAAGCCGTCGGAGCACTCGCCCGCCTCGACGCTGAAGTGGGCCGAGCTGATCGAGAAGGCCGGGATCCCGGCCGGTGTGGTCAACGTCGTCACCACGAACGACCGGGACACCGCCGCGCACCTGGCCGGGCACCCGGGCGTCGACAAGGTCGCGTTCACCGGCTCCACCGCGACCGGGCGGTCGATCGCGAAGGCGGCCGCTGCGAACCTGAACAAGGTCACCCTGGAGCTGGGCGGCAAGTCCCCGCAGGTCGTGTTCCCCGACGCCGACCTGGAGTCGGCCGCGAACGGGGTCATCGCCGGCGTGTTCGCCGCGACCGGCCAGACCTGCATGGCGGGGTCGCGGCTGATCGTGCACGCCGACGTCCACGACGAGCTCGTCCGGCTCATCGCCGAGCGCGCGGCGACCATCGCGCTCGGCGACCCGAACGCCGAGGACACCGAGATGGGCCCCGTCGCGAACGGGCCGCAGTACGAGAAGGTCCTCGGCTACCTGGAGACGGCGAAGGCGGAGGGCAACACCATCGCCTACGGCGGGGCCGCGGAGTCCGGGCTGGGCGGCTACTTCGTGCAGCCGACGGTGATCACCGGGGTGACGCCCGAGTCCACGGTCTACCGGGAGGAGGTGTTCGGCCCGGTGCTCGCGGCGCTCACCTTCACCGACGAGGACGAGGCCGTGAAGCTGGCCAACGACACCCCGTACGGCCTGGCCGGCGCGGTGTGGACGAAGGACGTGCACCGGGCGCACCGCGTCGCCGGACGGATCCGGGCCGGCACGGTGTGGATCAACGCCTACCGGGTGGTGGCGCCGAGCGTCCCGTTCGGCGGGTTCGGGCACTCCGGGCTCGGCCGGGAGAACGGCGTCGCGGCCGTCGAGGAGTACCTGGAGAACAAGTCGGTGTGGGTGGAGCTGTCCGGCGGCACCCGCGACCCGTTCACGCTCGGCTGA
- a CDS encoding EamA family transporter, giving the protein MTRDHMVRGLMWALVSAAAYGFSGPLGAAFLEAGWSPGLTTLLRIAGAAVLLLPVTVVMLRRHPLSAPNARKILLYGLAAVAGVQLCFFQALQHLSVGVALLLEFLAPVLLVGWTWARTRRTPAAVTLVGCLVSLAGLVLVVDPFGPQRVDLTGILWGLGAAVCVCVYFVLPGGDDEGGVPPLLMISGAMVVGAVTLTVTGLLGITPWRVGESSGRLAGVDVSWPVLLGMLVVLATALPYLTGIVAIRRLDTRVASFVGLSEVMFGVLAAWVLIAQVPTLVQVGGGVLILGGIVLIRRAENRVAATPSEIATQG; this is encoded by the coding sequence GTGACACGGGATCACATGGTCCGCGGGCTGATGTGGGCGCTGGTCTCGGCCGCCGCGTACGGCTTCTCCGGACCGCTCGGCGCGGCGTTCCTGGAGGCGGGCTGGTCGCCCGGGCTCACGACGCTGCTGCGCATCGCGGGCGCCGCCGTCCTGCTGCTCCCGGTGACGGTCGTGATGCTGCGCCGGCACCCGCTCAGCGCGCCGAACGCCCGCAAGATCCTGCTCTACGGCCTGGCCGCCGTCGCCGGTGTCCAGCTGTGCTTCTTCCAGGCGTTGCAGCACCTGTCGGTGGGCGTCGCGCTGCTGCTGGAGTTCCTCGCGCCCGTGCTGCTCGTCGGCTGGACCTGGGCGCGGACCCGGCGCACCCCGGCCGCGGTGACGCTCGTCGGCTGCCTGGTCTCACTCGCCGGGCTCGTGCTGGTCGTCGACCCGTTCGGACCCCAGCGCGTCGACCTGACGGGAATCCTGTGGGGCCTCGGCGCCGCGGTGTGCGTGTGCGTCTACTTCGTGCTGCCCGGCGGCGACGACGAGGGCGGCGTCCCGCCGCTGCTGATGATCTCCGGGGCGATGGTCGTGGGTGCGGTGACACTCACCGTGACCGGTCTGCTGGGCATCACACCGTGGCGGGTGGGGGAGTCCAGCGGCCGGCTGGCGGGGGTCGACGTGTCCTGGCCGGTGCTGCTGGGGATGCTCGTCGTGCTCGCGACGGCGCTGCCGTACCTCACGGGGATCGTCGCCATCCGACGGCTCGACACGCGCGTCGCCTCGTTCGTCGGGTTGTCCGAGGTGATGTTCGGGGTGCTGGCGGCCTGGGTGCTGATCGCGCAGGTGCCGACCCTGGTCCAGGTGGGCGGTGGAGTGCTCATTCTCGGGGGGATCGTGCTGATCCGGCGGGCGGAGAACCGGGTCGCGGCGACGCCGAGTGAGATCGCCACCCAGGGCTGA
- the pcaD gene encoding 3-oxoadipate enol-lactonase has protein sequence MALDLHHVVDGPADGPAVLFGPSLGTDLHLFDAQVAALSDRFRCVRFDLPGHGDSAPVTGDLTISELGRGALAAADAAGIGDFHYVGVSIGGAIGQWLGVHGGERVRSIAVLATAARFPNPDSWPQRAATVRADGTAAMVGSRPGTWYVETWAQRDPAGERRLLDMLRAADDESYAACCAAIGAFDIRAELGAVSVPALVVAGADDPATPPSSLHEIADAIPGARYAEVADSAHLLNYERPDEVNALLTEHLPGS, from the coding sequence ATGGCACTCGATCTGCACCATGTCGTGGACGGTCCGGCCGACGGACCGGCCGTGCTGTTCGGCCCGTCGCTGGGGACCGACCTGCACCTGTTCGACGCCCAGGTGGCGGCCCTGTCCGACCGCTTCCGCTGCGTCCGGTTCGACCTGCCCGGCCACGGCGACTCGGCCCCCGTCACCGGTGACCTCACGATCTCCGAGCTCGGCCGCGGCGCGCTCGCCGCCGCCGACGCCGCCGGGATCGGGGACTTCCACTACGTCGGCGTCTCGATCGGCGGGGCGATCGGCCAGTGGCTCGGCGTGCACGGTGGGGAGCGGGTCCGCAGCATCGCGGTCCTGGCGACGGCGGCGCGCTTCCCGAACCCGGACTCGTGGCCGCAGCGCGCGGCGACCGTGCGGGCCGACGGCACGGCCGCGATGGTCGGCTCCCGGCCCGGGACCTGGTACGTCGAGACCTGGGCGCAGCGCGACCCGGCCGGTGAGCGGCGGCTGCTGGACATGCTGCGCGCCGCGGACGACGAGAGCTACGCCGCCTGCTGCGCCGCCATCGGCGCCTTCGACATCCGCGCCGAGCTGGGTGCGGTCTCGGTGCCGGCGCTCGTCGTGGCGGGGGCGGACGACCCGGCGACGCCGCCGTCGTCGCTGCACGAGATCGCCGACGCGATCCCCGGCGCCCGCTACGCCGAGGTCGCCGACTCGGCACACCTGCTGAACTACGAGCGCCCCGACGAGGTGAACGCACTGCTCACCGAGCACCTGCCCGGCAGCTGA
- a CDS encoding DUF397 domain-containing protein, giving the protein MSAFVKTSRCHSGGCVAVAADDGVVRVRSTLVADGPVASFTKAEWDEFVAGVRRGEFDYDDVAALSSR; this is encoded by the coding sequence GTGAGCGCCTTCGTCAAGACCAGCCGTTGTCACTCCGGTGGCTGTGTCGCCGTTGCGGCCGATGACGGAGTCGTGCGAGTCCGCTCGACACTCGTCGCGGACGGCCCCGTGGCCTCCTTCACGAAGGCTGAGTGGGACGAGTTCGTCGCCGGCGTGCGACGCGGGGAGTTCGACTACGACGACGTGGCCGCACTGTCGTCGCGGTGA
- a CDS encoding CGNR zinc finger domain-containing protein: MEFAHDTQVLLAAAAALVNTRRAEPDPLDDVPGFAAWLAEQPYSGRRSGSDDERRAVRALRERLAGLWPAHSDDDGPDRDGTVTLVNAILAETDARPHLARHDGWDWHLHVTPQDAPLADRMGAEIAMSVVDLVRGDDLSRLRRCAAEDCDAVLVDLSRNRSKRFCDTGNCANRAHVAAYRARRATRTP; encoded by the coding sequence ATGGAATTCGCCCATGACACCCAGGTGCTGCTCGCGGCGGCCGCGGCGCTGGTGAACACCCGTCGGGCCGAGCCGGACCCGCTCGACGACGTGCCGGGCTTCGCGGCGTGGCTGGCCGAGCAGCCGTACTCGGGGCGCCGCTCCGGCTCCGACGACGAGCGCCGGGCCGTCCGTGCGCTCCGCGAGCGGCTGGCCGGGCTGTGGCCCGCCCACAGCGACGACGACGGCCCCGACCGCGACGGCACCGTCACGCTGGTCAACGCGATCCTCGCCGAGACCGACGCGCGCCCCCACCTCGCGCGGCACGACGGCTGGGACTGGCACCTGCACGTCACGCCCCAGGACGCGCCGCTCGCGGACCGGATGGGCGCGGAGATCGCGATGTCGGTCGTCGACCTGGTGCGCGGCGACGATCTGTCCCGGCTGCGCCGCTGCGCCGCCGAGGACTGCGACGCCGTGCTGGTCGATCTGTCCCGCAACCGGTCCAAGCGGTTCTGCGACACCGGCAACTGCGCGAACCGCGCGCACGTCGCCGCCTACCGCGCCCGCCGCGCCACCCGGACGCCCTGA